In a genomic window of Gigantopelta aegis isolate Gae_Host chromosome 9, Gae_host_genome, whole genome shotgun sequence:
- the LOC121380589 gene encoding uncharacterized protein LOC121380589 → MTNVEEKSYFRRKKKALFLFRKYLRSERSSVESFIVQEQAKMKYICYIVFVFGVCVALANTMEQNQQAQDQMMEQNQQVQDQVMEQNQQAHDHVMEQNQQAQNQVMQQNQQAQDHVMEQMATMDQIVDVDEAHFELRVNTAVQSVLGRGAEQLLQSYSTSETAVAGQYSELFVVSQTARTTYHDHDHDRCCPTRFYYRRPLFLRNTRGHFKLLVQLTNIRRYQFVRYAECVYVFWVMFCMCS, encoded by the exons ATGACCAACGTGGAAGAGAAGAGTTATTTTAGAAGGAAGAAGAAAGCGCTGTTCCTGTTTAGAAAGTATTTGAGAAGCGAACGCTCCAGCGTCGAATCATTCATCGTACAGGAACAAGCAAAG ATGAAGTACATCTGTTACATCGTGTTTGTCTTCGGTGTGTGTGTAGCTCTTGCCAATACGATGGAACAGAATCAGCAAGCACAAGACCAGATGATGGAACAGAATCAGCAAGTACAAGACCAGGTGATGGAACAGAATCAGCAAGCACATGACCATGTGATGGAACAGAACCAGCAAGCACAAAACCAGGTGATGCAACAGAATCAGCAAGCACAAGACCATGTGATGGAACAAATGGCGACAATGGACCAAATAGTAGACGTCGACGAGGCACATTTTGAACTGAGGGTAAATACTGCGGTACAAAGTGTATTGGGACGAGGCGCAGAACAGCTGTTACAGAGCTACAGCACATCCGAGACCGCAGTTGCCGGGCAGTACTCTGAACTGTTCGTGGTCTCTCAGACAGCAAGGACGACGTATCACGATCATGACCATGACAGGTGTTGTCCCAC aCGATTCTATTACAGAAGACCTCTTTTCCTTCGGAATACACGTGGACACTTCAAATTGCTTGTACAGCTGACAAACATACGGAGGTATCAGTTTGTGCGATATGCAGAATGCGTGTACGTATTTTGGGTAATGTTTTGCATGTGTAGTTAG